In Anopheles arabiensis isolate DONGOLA chromosome 2, AaraD3, whole genome shotgun sequence, the genomic window TTTTGCGACTGCCATGCATGCTGTACAGCTGGAAACGCAGTCGGCTATATCCTCATCAATAGATGGCCAGTATAAATAGCTGCGAGCGACGGACTTCATGCGTTGAATCCCTGGATGCCCTCTATGAAGTTGATTCAAGCACCGCATGCGTAGTTTTCTGGGTATTACTACTCTCTCTCTAAAAAGAACACAATCACCTACGGTCGACAGGTCATCCTTTCTATTATAGAAGCGTGCTAACTCCATTCCATATGACGAGTCAGACGGCCAGCCTTCTTGGATGTATTTGTGAACCTTCCATAGTAGGGAATCTGTCCGTGTCCCTTCCTCTATGTCTCTGAAATTGAGAGGGAATGTATTAATCATGTTGAGAACTACGGACCTTACATCCTCTTCTAGCTGGAGGCTGGCGATGACGTATTCTGTCTCCGGTTTAGCGTGATTTCTTATGAGCCTTGAGAGAATGTCAGCATTTCCAAAGTTTCCGGTGGGGACGTACTCTATCGAAAAGTCGTATAACTGCAGTGTTAGCGCAAAGCGTTGCAGTCTATTCGCTGTGAATACTGGGATGCCTTTCTTTGAGCCGAAGATGCGTAATAAGGGACGGTGGTCGGTTTGGAGCCTGAAAGAACGACCATAAAGCATCTTGTGAAATTTAGTTACGGCAAATACAATGGCCAACCCTTCGCGATCTATTTGACTATATTTTTCCTCCGTTGTTGTCAAAGCACGTGACGCATGCTGAACGACCTTTATTGAGCCATCGCCAAACTTGTGAGAAATGGTGGCTCCTAGTCCCACTGATGATGCATCCGCTGCCACAATAATCTCTGCGGTGGGGTCGTAGTGGGTGAGGAGGAGATCGGATGATAGgatttctttaaaatatttaaatgccTTTTCACATTGCATATTCCAAGCGAATTTTGTGTCACTTTTCAGCAAGTTATCAAGCGGATACCTCAATTCGCGCATTTTTGGCACAAACTTTCCATAAAAATTTACTGCTCCGAGGAAAGAGCGCACGCCTTTGATATCAGTAGGTGCGGGAAGATTTTTTATTGCCTCGATTTTCGCAGGATTCGGTCGGATACCATGACGGTCGATTACGTGCCCAAGGTAATCGATTTGCTTCATCTTCAACGAGCATTTGTCTGCTCGGACGGAAAAACCAAATTGTTTGAGGCGTTGAAAAAGTTTCGTTAGATTTTCGTCATGCTCTTCCTCTGTTTTCCCCCCGACAACCACATCATCCATATAGCCAGAAGTTCCCTGCAATCCTGCCAGCATTCTATCTATAATCTGCTGGAACGCGGCTGGGGCTACTTTTATGCCTGGAGGAAGGCGGTTATAATGGTATAAACCTCTATGGGTGTTAATGGTAAGCAATGGACGATATTGTTCGTGAATCTCGACCTGGAGGAACGCGTCTGACAGGTCTACTTTGCTGAACCAACTACTGTGCGCAAGCTTCGAAAAAATATCTTCGGGCAATGGCAATGGATATTCGAGTGGCTGAAGCGCATCGTTTAAGCCAGTCGAGTAGTCGCCACAGATGCGGATGTTGCCATTTGCCTTTCGTACGACTACGATCGGGGCTGCCCATTCGGAAAAGTCTACGCGCGTGATGATATTCAATTGTTCCAACCTATCCAGCTCTTTGTTGACCGTCTCAATCATGGCATAAGCGACAGGCCTTTTTGGACAAAACACGGGTCGAGCGTCTTCTTTCAACTGCAAGTGGATGCGGCTTTTAGTGCATAGCCCCGTACCGCTAAAAACTGTCGGAAATTTAGCTTGGAGACCCTTGATGTAGCCGCTTGACGATACCATTTTGCAGTAGCTATCCATTGGTAGCGAACTGAGACCAAATTGATCGATGAGATCAGCACCCAacaataaaatgtttgctcGTGTCACCCGAATGATAGCTTCCCTCGTTTTACCTGCCATTTCAATGCTGGTTTCGAATTCACCGTCGAGTTGAAGCTCCTCACCCGATGCTGTCCTAGCGTTGACCTCTGCCGGAACTAACGATGGTTTGCCCAGTTGTTGCCACAACGAGCGACTGATGACTGTTATGTCCGACCCAGTGTCCAGCTGCAAGCTCACGTGTTGACCACATATGGTCAGGTTGACGTATTTTCGTCTGTCGTTAACCCTGCAAATATTCACAGTTACAACACGTGATGTTACCTGCCGGTGCTTTCGAAAGTTGCGCTGTCGTCTTATCGGTCCTGATGTGCGGCAAAACCCTTCCCGATGACCGATTTTTCCACAATTGGAGCACTTATGCGATTTGAACTTGCAGTCTCTGGACCAATGAAGCTCACCGCATAACCAGCAGGGTTTCGATGGTTTCGCCGATGCTCCGGAATCACTCGATTTCTGCTTCCGGAAATTAGCTGGTTGCGTGCCCGATCGATGGTACCGCTGGTTCGACTGCATACCTGCACCGTGCACTGCAAGGACTCGTTCACGCGACTCCGTTCCAATCATCGCGCTGTCAACCTTCAGGCTCTTTATCCGCTGGCACTCTGCTGCAAGATCCTCCAAAGTAACGTCACTTCGTTCCTCGATGCGTGCGAGAAGTCGTGTGCGGATGTCTGAATCAGCCTCATCCTTTAGTCCACACACGAGCGTCAAACACTTAAACTGATTCTCACTCATGGACGAAAACTGGTAGTCGACGCACGATCGGTTCACGCGGCAGATGAATGTGAGTATGTCTTCGGATTGCGCTTTTGTCAGCTTCATGCATTTGTATCGTTTGCTGACAAGCGACTCAGCCCTTCCGAAAAGCGAACTCAATATGCTGACTGTGTCTTGAAAACTCACATCGCGCGGAACTCGTGGAAGGATAAAGCTGGTATACCGTGAATGCTCTGTCGTGCCCAGCTTACGCACGAGTAAACGAACTTTCGCCGCGTCGTCGAGTCGGGAGGCGTCCTGCTTAAACAGGTCGTCGTAACGTGAAAACCAGGCGGAAAACGTAACGTCCGACTCGGCCTCGTACCGAAACTCGGAAATGCTGCTCGCCAAAGCATCCATGGTAAgctcgggctgctgctgcgggacgaaagactgctgctgcgggacgaaagactgctgctgcgggacgaaagactgctgctgcgggacgaaagactgctgctgcgggaCGAAAGACTGCTGCTGCGAATGCTGCTGGGGCTGCGACGTTTGCGGGAGCGGGTGCAATTGCATTAATTGCGACatcatttgctgctgttgggccATCTGCTTCTGCATTAATTGCAGCATTTGGTAGATCATCGCGCTGTCTGGGGACGATCCTGCTTCCTGAGATGACGCTCCTTCTGGGTGCAGCGATGGCGTCGGCGATATGCTGAGCGATGGCGCCGCTGGTACGCCGAGCGATGACCCCGCTGGTACGCCGAGCGATGACCCCGCTGGTCCTCGGTGCGGTTGTAGATGCAAGCGTTGTGCATTGACGTCGTGCGCTGATGCGAAGGGTTGCGCTGGTGTAAAAGCGCTGGGGCGGATCAACGGTGATCGACGCGATTCGCCTTCGCTAGCTCCGTCTGATGCACCGTTTTCGTTGGTGCTCATCCTGCGCTTCTTGGACGGTGGACGGGGAATtttcacacgcacatacacttACACTTTCACAGATTAAAAATTGtcgttttataaaaaaaaattgtccgAATTTACTCGTCGCCACTTTTGTGTTGTAACGGGGTTTGTGATATTTAATGTTGGTGTTACTATCTACATTAACTGCACACGTATTAAAACTTtataaattaacataaatgtattattaaaaatcTGACTGCTTGCACCGAGGACGTTCTTGTAAGTGCCGCGTTACAACCAACGTGTTCGGCACCATCGCTCCCGTTCATTGGCCTGGCGAGCGATCATTGCCCTATCCTGCCGAACCGCTCTCACTAACACATCAACACGCTGGCAGGACTGTCAGCGGTGAGTGACTGCAATAACGGCGATCGCAAGTTCGGCAGGTCGGGTCACAACACATATGATGCAACGTTCGCTGTTACTTACTCTTAATTAAATGGACGACACTGTTTAGAGCGCTTTTAATTTTATGCTCGTTCCTAAGAAACCAGCACATACGCAATAAGCCAGAAAATCTGGCAACAGTTGGGCAAATGCTTTCGATCGTTTCGATCAGACTACCGTTCCGATACGCGTACAGGCAGTACCGAAACTCGCCCACTATGCAGATAGTAAGCGTGATCAGATTGACGGCGATGAGAACCTTCACATACCAGCGACGTGTAAGCCGATCCGGTGGCCAACAGCCGAAGATGAGCAGGATCTTACGCTGGAACTTGAACATGCCGCAGTCTTCGGGCGTTTGAGGGCGAGCGTCCGTAACTGGAGCAACGGTAATAATCATTGCTCACTGAAGGTTGGTTCACTTATGTGGGGTAAGCAATTGCATGAGTCTATTTTATGAGGCGATTTAGAAGAATGGACAGAGAATGTAATaaccataaataaataaatttatatgtaaaaataattcaactaTGCATTATTAAAGCCTGTACAGTTTGGTGAGAAAGCAAGCAGATGTAGAACAATCAATACTAATCGGCCTTAGTTTGGGGTTTTGGATTTTCAGCCCACTTGGGAGTAACGGCGTATGGGAGTAACGCCGTATCTTTCTCCTTCCCATCCAGCAAGTGACTTCAAGAGTATGCGATTATCAGTGCAGTTGTTTAATCAGCATGGTACAGGGTTTTGTGCTACACTTCTTTTCCCAAATATCTCTGCTGAATCAGCTTGCCCAGCAGTGATTGCAGGCGCACCACGGCAACCTCCTAACACGGTTCTGCAATGTTCGCGTCGATGATTTCCAAGCGTACCTAACGCAAATACGGTAACGCTTACTGGCAAGCTCCAAGGCGAAGTTCAAACCAGGAAACTGGTGCCCTAGCACGAAAGTTTCATGTTTTACTTACTTACGTCAACCCTCCGCACATAGCACCGCCGGGTTCTGGAGCAGAACTCTATCGTTGGGGAAATTTTTCCAGCAAATGGGGCTGAAACATCTCGGCAAGTTCAATATTTGTACAGCTGTGTGCAGTGCTGGAAATGGTGGCCACCGATCCGTGGTTCTGTGGGTTTACGCTTTACGCTTGTTTAAAAGAAGTAACTGCAGCGAAGCTTCCGGTTGTTTGGTTCTATTTCCATTACAGCCGGTAGAAACTGGAAGGAAATGGCTATGTTTCGATTAAAATTGTGACAGATTGAGCAGTTACGCGTGTTCGACTTTCTAGAGCGGTGATGTGAATGGCGCACAATTAAATTGCAGCAATGCAAGCGAAACAGTTTCGCAAGCATTCTATCAATCACCAGCATTCATCAATCAATTAGGTTTCTGCGCTTGAGCGGCGGGTGAATGCTGCACCATGGAGGTAGTAATTCCGGGCGAAAGATTAATGGAAGCTTAAGGAACATGGGgtaaatagaacaaaaacaaaacacaaaaatacacgcACAAGCTGACATTGTTCGGTGCACGGTAATTCGTTTGTTTAATGAGCGTTAGATTGatcggttttgttgttgattagtgtgtgagagagagagagagagagtggggaACAATTTCGCAGCAAGAGATGTTACATATTCATGAGCTCCAAATTTGCATTTGAAAGAACACCTGAAGCATGTGTGAGGATGAGTGCTGCTCGGGTGTGTCAAGATGGTGTGTTTAAGCACTAAAAAAAGCACTTCTATGGCCGTGATACATCATGCATGTGCTTTGCTTAATGACATCAGAATAAGGctttataaaatattgaaGATGAAATGTAAATTCCAAGAAATTGGCTCGTTTTTTCTGCAGACTTGAGTGATGTTTAATGAGGATTGCATGTAATTAGGAAGCCGTAGCAAAGGTACGCGTCTATCCTGCGCGCCTGAAATTATGCAACATTTGATACATTACAGTACTAATATCAGTTTCTGACTAGTAGTGTGAGTACGATCCGTAAGTAATTTCTCAACTTCCAGCAAATCTGCTTACCAGCTGCATATAAAGCGACTCATTTGCTCCCTACCACGTGCGAGCTGCGTTCGATGTAAGCTACAGAGCAAGCATGCAATTTTGCATCGCAAAATTCACCGCACGCGAGTAGCGTCTTCCCGCATCGGGCCTGAAGTTAGTGCCGCTGGATGGAATGAAGCTGGATgttgattaatttatttcccGGATTCCTCGTGCCCTCGTGCTGGGCTCATAATTAATCAAAGGCAATCCGATTTTAATCATGCGACACGAACCCAACGGCAGCGGGCGACTCGcttgctcgtgtgtgtgtggcggatGAGTGTGCACGCGCAAGAGAAAGCACATTTCGCCGGAAGGACACTGGCGATGTTATTTTATTACCCAAGAGAGTGCTCACAGTGTGCCCATGGTCAATACCGACGCGGTCCGGTTACATGGCAATGCCCCCGTGCCAGAATGGCTGCGAAAGGACCAGATTGGTGTTCTTGGTGGACTGAAAGCGGCGAGAAAGCAGTCTTGAAGGTTGGTTGGCGATGAGCCTTAGTCGTTTGGATTCAGTATTCAGTACGGGCAATGGGTCTGCTGGTTTGGTTCGGATAATTGAAACTGGACAACCGGTAGTAAAAACTCATTTCGCCACatagccgcacacacacattaaagaTGCTGGAAGATGCTCCTACACtgcaaatgataaaaatggaaCACAGCTTCGAGCCGTCCAGCCCCAAACGGAAGAGTGTTTTTGTGCCGTTGATATTCAATTTCCAACTACTTGGGAGTAGCGTTTTCTTGTGTCATCTGAGAGAAGGGGAGAGCAAAAATAGATGTTTTCCACAGTCCCGTTTCGAAGGAGCTGTTTTTTGGGTTTCTGTTCCGGCTGTAGGTCGTCGTACCACGTGGAGCGATCGTGTATGGTTTTTGTGGAATagtattttcttttgctttctatTCTAGGCTTTTCTTCCAAGCAGTTTCTGCGATCTGGCAGTGGTGCGAGCAGTTGTAGAGGCATGATTCTATGTTATGCTCTGTTCGATTGAACTACATTCATCTTCAATGACCCACTCTGTGATTACTGCTTCATCAACTGTTCAGGTCGGGCGCTTTTTGCACCGTGTGCCGTGACACCCGGCATATGGTGACACCCGACTTTCCGCGAAGCTTAAGCACACGCTGTTTGTCGGTTAAATATATGCACATTTATTTGCCTCGCCAAGCGGGCAAAGCTTTTACCGTGGCGAAAGCCACGACCGTGGTGCGCGATCGTGAAGCCACACTGGGGTTGGGGTGCCAGGACCTTCGGATGGTCGGGTGAGTCGTTGCCTCGTTTCGTGGCATCGACACCGTTCGCCACCGTATCATTATTTTCGCATCTCATCGAACCACCAACAGCTCGAGGAAGCGAGAGGTTATCGACGTTATGGAGAGGGGTTTTGGCGAGACTAGAAAGTCATACGAAGGGTATGGAATAACATTCTAATGGTCCTCCCCGGCCCGCTTTCCGGTTCGATCTTAACGAGTGGTGGGAGCAGGCACCGCCCCGGAAGGATGCCTTGCCTTACGAGATGTAACCAGGGCGGCAAATGGAAATGGTGGTGTGCTCCGTTAATCTCCACCACCTCCAGTGCTGCAGCAGGTTCGTCCAAGCGATGCTGCGTGTTGCTTCGATGCAAAAAGAAGTGGTTCGTAATGGTGAATGAATGGCTGAAGATTTCTGGCACGTTGCGCAGCGTCTACCGCAACAAAGAACAGGACACTTTTCGCACCATTTGCAGACGGGGCGCGAAGGAAAGCGTATTTTATTGTAGAGTCAGAAGATGAAGGCAAACCAGCCCGCCAGCTCGGTGGGCAAACGTGCAAGAGCgatgattttatttcccttcctCGTATCTCCTTTTGCATGCCCAACTGAAGGTGAAAGTTGTTTGACTTGTGTGGAAAGGGGTGTGGGCTCGCTCCGAAAGCTTTGCCAAAAGCTGGTGACGCGTGTAGTAGATATATGATTCTCATTAGCGTTCATAAGAATGcacggtgtggtgtggtggtctGTCTTCCCCCAGTCTATCGCCACCATATCGGGCGGTGGTTGGTGACGGAAACGGTTTAGCTTTTTCATTCCGCGTCCATCGAACACAACTTTGGCCATTTGAGAGGTTTTGCTGCTTGGTTTGGGTGCTGAAACTTTCCTTGATTAATGCGTCGAAGAAATGAAAGATGTTGCTTGATTCCACGAACCGGTGACCAGAAGGTGATGAAATTGATGTGTATAGTTTTTCGAACGCTATTTTCGTTGTAGAATCATTTCGTATGGTGGAAGTGGGCTGCAAATGGGAAGAAGAGAGCGTTTTATCGCACAAATGGTTTGGGCCGTTTTTCCACGCAGTTGATTGCCTGAGAAATGTTGAAGTTGAAGTATGTTACCCGAATTGActtaaaaattaaatctttATCAACACTATTAAAAAAACGCCTGCAAGTTTGCTATCCGCATCACAAAATCTCTTTATGTTGCTTCCACATGGTAACGTCCGGGAGTAAAGATGCTGCTACCGTAGTAACCTCAATCTAATTGGCTCGAAAATATGCTTTGTGTAGGTTAGATTGGACGTGTTTAAAACCAATCACAACCagaaaaacaaatggaaatgtTTCTGGTGTAAGGAGTGTTTTCTAGCCCTTGTCCATTCTTCCGAATAATTGATCCTGACCACTCAATGCACCGCGAAAACTAACAAGTCTCGCACCAATTTCGATTCCACTTTACAAACCGCAAGCATAGTTGTGGGCCGCATTAGGATGGCCGGGTGTTTATTTTATAGCTCCACTTCAAAGCAGTAAAATGTTCCCGCAGCAAATTAGGTTTTCTTTGAGCGATGAAAAGCGAACGAAAGAGATGTGGTAGGATAGTGTAGGAATAAGCTAACTGAGAGATTTCTTCACCACTTTATACCAGATGGCAGGAAAATCCCTTCGAACGATTGGCGTCGATGGGAGGGCCGGTTGGACGGTGCGCGATCGGAACTGAGTGGAACTCAATTTTCTAGCTGAACTGATTCAATTGCTGAGGTAATCTGGTTAAGTAGTGGCACCATATGTAGCGGTGAATGTTTTCCCATAAACAGGGGCAGGTGCGTTTTGCGTACAGACGAACAGGATGAAAGTGAACGGGGGTGGAGCTTTTTTCCATGTGGTTGTGTAAAATGGACAACCGCAACAGAAAGGCTTCCGGAGCGGGGTACTCCGGTTTGTACTTGTGGAGCAGCCTTCTTGGTATGCGGCTTGGTGCCTTCCATTGTCGAGGCTTTGTGCACAATAACCGCAAGCGAAAATACTAGCATGCAAAACGCCTCTTCACTGCAGGCTTTGGGGAAAGAATGGGGTTAAGTAGTTTTGTAAGTTGAACGAAAAATTTAACAAGGGTAATGTAGAGGAGTGTTCTTAAGAGGTGTATTGTTATGCCTTGAACAAGCATGCAGCAGGGTATACTATACTGTGCCGTGTGTTTATACTATTGGCATTTAGCGTACTTGTAGGGGAACCCTTTCTTACAGATGGACGTCCTTGTGAGCGATGGTAGCTCTAGATGAAAGCACTGAATGAAACAGGGAATGGGTGCCATTCAGTTTCTAGCAATTAACATCTTTTATTAGACTCATTAAGAAAGGCATAATTAACTTTCCACTGTGCCACGCGAGCAGCGGGTGCACGCTGTCGTCtccagtgtgtatgtgtgtgtgtggcgtttcACTAAAGGTCGCATGTGCATTCTGTGCTGCAGCACGTCATTGTGAAGTCGTAAAATGTGCACCAACGTACACCTCGATACGCTGAAAGTGTTGGTAGCAGGCTGATAGCATCAATGCCAAGGTGTGCCACTACCGGTAACCTACTTATGGCATAGATTTTTCAATTCTTCCTAAGCGACGAATACGATACGGTGAATGCAGTAATGATGAAACATCAAACCACAAACGTTGCCAAGCGAAGTTACAAAAAGGACTTCATCAGTGTGATGTACGATGAAGCTGTACGAACGATCTGCAATGAAAAGAGAAGTAGTGTAATTCGCGGTAGCCGTTTGTGCATCATCCCGGTTCACATGACGCACCGCCGAAAAGCTTGCCATCGAGGTTTCGAAGAAAGGCACATCAACGTTCGATCCGTACTGCGCCCTAATCATCATCAATTGTATAAGATGGCGAGTGTTGCGGTCGTACCGGTACCACGGGAAATCGTACGCCACCGTCTGCACGGCTTCACTCTGGGAAAAGGGAATTAGGAAACGCTCGATGGTAAAAGATTGCCGCTCGCAAGCTAGGCCTTTCGCACCACCGTACCGAATCGCGGATGATTGTGCCGCTGTACGAGTAGAGAAACAGTAACGTCAGCTCGGCAAACGCGTACGGCAGGTAGGTGAGCTTGTAGATTCCTTCCACCTGTATTGGAACGGGATCAGGACGGTTTGCAAAGAACTTCAATGCGATTTCAATCACGCCAAAACTGCGCTTACCACAAGCATGGCGATGCACACGATGCACATGATGATCGCGGTGGCCGTGTAGACGAGCAGCACATTCGGCGTAAAGGCGGACCGCACCTCCGACACAAGGTCAATGATTGCCTGATGGCGCTTACTGATGCGTCTCAGCTCGAGATTGATGCGATGCGTTTCAGCAGCGGAGCTTTTCAGCGTGTTCCTGTCTACCGTTTCGGCGAGTGCTTCCACCTCCAGCCGGATCGCTTGAAACTGACCGTAAATGTAGAGGCAAACTCCACTGAAGAGTGCATCGCTGCCCGACTGCGAGGTTATGGTGGGTGCAGAAGCGTAGTTTAGGAATAATGTAGTTACGACAAAGTGAAAAAGGTGCTGGGAGTCAAAGGGCAAGCTATAACAGAGGTgagaatgtttgaaaaatggtTGCAAGAACAGAACTCCACAAGTAACTTACGCCAACTTGAATGGCAGAAGCTTGACGAGCGGCCTCTGTCCCTGGACCCAATTGTAGATCATGATAAAAAAGGGTGTAACTCCGTAGAGACAGGCGGCAAAAAACATCATCAGGAATAGGTAGAAGGTAAACTGTTGCCCCAGCGTTGTCAGCTGTTTGGTGATGGTGTGCTCCCGCGGATGCTCCTCTGATTTTGGAAACACAGCATTAGGTCGTTCGATGACGCATTCTAATCAGTTGCTCAAATTGCATACATGCAGGCGTGACAGTCAGCTTACCTTGCAGCGTCTTGCTGATGTTGTTCAGCACGCGGTGGATTTTCTCCTCATTAGCAAGATAAAACACCATCCGTAGCAAGCCCGATATTCGCGCCACCGTTGGGCAGATGCTTTCGATCGATTCGCTCAGGTCGCCCTCCTGGTAAGCGTACAGCCCGTGCAGAAACTCACCCACCATGCAGATGGCAAGCGTTGCCAGATTGATGGCAATCAGCATCTTCACATACCACGGGCGCACCAACCGATCCGCTGGCCAGACTCCAAAGATGAGCAGGATCTTACGCTGCAGCTTGAAGATGTCCCACTGTGGCGTAGTTTCCGCGTCCCGTGGATTAGAAGCTGCAGCACCAAACGGCACCATGGCGAATGGAAATGTGTCTGATCCACCGGAACTCGTCCATTTTATAAGGGGTTAAGTGTCCCTAGCAACGGTTGAGGAATGGTTAGGCCAAAACATTACCGAGTGTGTGAAAAAGTGCCATTTTTGCAATTTGCCTAACTTGATTGACAGTTCA contains:
- the LOC120897322 gene encoding uncharacterized protein K02A2.6-like; protein product: MSTNENGASDGASEGESRRSPLIRPSAFTPAQPFASAHDVNAQRLHLQPHRGPAGSSLGVPAGSSLGVPAAPSLSISPTPSLHPEGASSQEAGSSPDSAMIYQMLQLMQKQMAQQQQMMSQLMQLHPLPQTSQPQQHSQQQSFVPQQQSFVPQQQSFVPQQQSFVPQQQSFVPQQQPELTMDALASSISEFRYEAESDVTFSAWFSRYDDLFKQDASRLDDAAKVRLLVRKLGTTEHSRYTSFILPRVPRDVSFQDTVSILSSLFGRAESLVSKRYKCMKLTKAQSEDILTFICRVNRSCVDYQFSSMSENQFKCLTLVCGLKDEADSDIRTRLLARIEERSDVTLEDLAAECQRIKSLKVDSAMIGTESRERVLAVHGAGMQSNQRYHRSGTQPANFRKQKSSDSGASAKPSKPCWLCGELHWSRDCKFKSHKCSNCGKIGHREGFCRTSGPIRRQRNFRKHRQVTSRVVTVNICRVNDRRKYVNLTICGQHVSLQLDTGSDITVISRSLWQQLGKPSLVPAEVNARTASGEELQLDGEFETSIEMAGKTREAIIRVTRANILLLGADLIDQFGLSSLPMDSYCKMVSSSGYIKGLQAKFPTVFSGTGLCTKSRIHLQLKEDARPVFCPKRPVAYAMIETVNKELDRLEQLNIITRVDFSEWAAPIVVVRKANGNIRICGDYSTGLNDALQPLEYPLPLPEDIFSKLAHSSWFSKVDLSDAFLQVEIHEQYRPLLTINTHRGLYHYNRLPPGIKVAPAAFQQIIDRMLAGLQGTSGYMDDVVVGGKTEEEHDENLTKLFQRLKQFGFSVRADKCSLKMKQIDYLGHVIDRHGIRPNPAKIEAIKNLPAPTDIKGVRSFLGAVNFYGKFVPKMRELRYPLDNLLKSDTKFAWNMQCEKAFKYFKEILSSDLLLTHYDPTAEIIVAADASSVGLGATISHKFGDGSIKVVQHASRALTTTEEKYSQIDREGLAIVFAVTKFHKMLYGRSFRLQTDHRPLLRIFGSKKGIPVFTANRLQRFALTLQLYDFSIEYVPTGNFGNADILSRLIRNHAKPETEYVIASLQLEEDVRSVVLNMINTFPLNFRDIEEGTRTDSLLWKVHKYIQEGWPSDSSYGMELARFYNRKDDLSTVGDCVLFRERVVIPRKLRMRCLNQLHRGHPGIQRMKSVARSYLYWPSIDEDIADCVSSCTACMAVAKSPPLLEPKFWPKTTKPWERVHIDYAGPVDGAYFLIVVDAFSKWPEVMKTITTTTTATISMLRSIFARFGMPEKLVSDNGAQFTSDAFKDYCKQSGIEHIKTPPFHPQSNGQAERFVDTMKRALKKNPIR
- the LOC120897324 gene encoding odorant receptor 22c-like; this translates as MVPFGAAASNPRDAETTPQWDIFKLQRKILLIFGVWPADRLVRPWYVKMLIAINLATLAICMVGEFLHGLYAYQEGDLSESIESICPTVARISGLLRMVFYLANEEKIHRVLNNISKTLQEEHPREHTITKQLTTLGQQFTFYLFLMMFFAACLYGVTPFFIMIYNWVQGQRPLVKLLPFKLALPFDSQHLFHFVVTTLFLNYASAPTITSQSGSDALFSGVCLYIYGQFQAIRLEVEALAETVDRNTLKSSAAETHRINLELRRISKRHQAIIDLVSEVRSAFTPNVLLVYTATAIIMCIVCIAMLVVEGIYKLTYLPYAFAELTLLFLYSYSGTIIRDSSEAVQTVAYDFPWYRYDRNTRHLIQLMMIRAQYGSNVDVPFFETSMASFSAIVRTASSYITLMKSFL